One Amycolatopsis sp. NBC_00355 genomic window carries:
- a CDS encoding DUF3068 domain-containing protein produces the protein MRRAFGLILLALGVFAVAGAVLLPAYVYPKLAKVPLDQDSTSTLEGTASQVLAVTDNGSGPVSAIRKDAKLTAVAHVQANFAAPEMHQDTDYAVWLLAVQVTDDADNTVLSASKRQVCFDRRSGEGYEPRGETDPKCDAKSSYVTELKDKADKDGQKPPETNDYKPQPGLNFKFPFGTEQQDYKVYDDNTGAAVTARFAGTETVDGIETYKFVQDIPDTKIATKDVPGSLVGSPDPTVQADLYYRGVNTLWVEPVTGIEMKQQQQQHQELRAGTSGTSAVVFDGTLAYTAETVAKMADQVNANKGRLEFLSSTGPLWLGIGGGVLIIGSIVLLARRRRPEPPAAPRGKQPPRKVLFTAGP, from the coding sequence TTGCGACGTGCTTTCGGCCTGATCTTGCTGGCACTGGGCGTTTTCGCGGTCGCCGGAGCCGTGCTGCTCCCGGCCTACGTCTACCCCAAGCTCGCCAAGGTGCCGCTCGACCAGGATTCGACGTCGACACTCGAAGGTACCGCGAGCCAGGTGCTCGCGGTGACCGACAACGGCTCCGGCCCGGTCTCGGCCATCCGCAAGGACGCCAAGCTGACCGCGGTGGCGCACGTGCAGGCGAACTTCGCGGCACCCGAGATGCACCAGGACACCGACTACGCGGTCTGGCTCCTGGCCGTCCAGGTCACCGACGACGCCGACAACACGGTGCTCAGCGCGAGCAAGCGGCAGGTCTGCTTCGACCGGCGCAGCGGCGAGGGCTACGAGCCGCGCGGGGAAACCGACCCGAAGTGCGACGCCAAGAGCAGCTACGTCACCGAACTGAAGGACAAGGCCGACAAGGACGGGCAGAAGCCGCCGGAGACGAACGACTACAAGCCGCAGCCCGGGCTGAACTTCAAGTTCCCGTTCGGCACCGAGCAGCAGGACTACAAGGTCTACGACGACAACACCGGCGCGGCCGTCACCGCCAGGTTCGCCGGCACCGAGACGGTCGACGGGATCGAGACCTACAAGTTCGTCCAGGACATCCCCGACACCAAGATCGCCACGAAGGACGTGCCGGGCTCACTGGTCGGCTCCCCCGATCCGACCGTGCAGGCCGACCTCTACTACCGCGGCGTCAACACGCTGTGGGTGGAGCCGGTCACCGGGATCGAGATGAAGCAGCAGCAACAGCAGCACCAGGAGCTGCGCGCCGGGACGAGCGGCACCTCGGCCGTGGTGTTCGACGGGACGCTCGCCTACACCGCGGAGACCGTCGCGAAGATGGCGGACCAGGTGAACGCGAACAAGGGCCGGCTGGAATTCCTCTCCAGCACCGGTCCGCTGTGGCTCGGCATCGGCGGCGGCGTGCTGATCATCGGCTCGATCGTGCTGCTGGCCCGGCGCCGGCGTCCCGAGCCCCCGGCCGCGCCGCGGGGGAAGCAGCCGCCGCGGAAGGTGCTCTTCACCGCCGGCCCCTGA
- a CDS encoding class I SAM-dependent methyltransferase produces the protein MTLFRTFLTEQTDPDGFYSALAADSVRQLAAHAPLSGRTVLDVGGGPGYFSDAFRAAGATYLGVDPDVGELSARGEPGENMIRASGTELPVRSGSVDVCYSSNVLEHVAKPWVMLDEMCRVTKPGGTVFASFTPWYSPWGGHETAPWHFLGGHYARQRYFRKLGKQPKNKFGESLFPVSVGAALRWAKATPLADLVAGYPRYHPSWAMWIVRVPALREIASWNLVLVLRRR, from the coding sequence CTCACCGAACAGACCGACCCGGACGGTTTTTACTCGGCGCTGGCCGCCGACTCCGTGCGGCAATTGGCGGCACACGCTCCGCTGTCCGGGCGCACGGTGCTCGACGTCGGGGGCGGTCCGGGGTATTTCTCCGACGCGTTCCGCGCGGCCGGCGCGACCTACCTCGGCGTCGACCCGGACGTCGGCGAGCTGTCCGCGCGCGGCGAGCCGGGGGAGAACATGATCCGCGCCAGCGGCACGGAACTGCCCGTGCGCAGCGGATCCGTGGACGTCTGCTACTCCTCGAACGTACTGGAGCACGTCGCGAAGCCGTGGGTGATGCTCGACGAGATGTGCCGGGTCACCAAGCCCGGCGGCACCGTCTTCGCGTCGTTCACGCCGTGGTATTCACCCTGGGGCGGTCACGAGACCGCGCCGTGGCATTTCCTCGGCGGTCACTACGCGCGTCAGCGGTATTTCCGGAAGCTCGGGAAGCAGCCGAAGAACAAATTCGGCGAAAGCCTTTTCCCGGTGTCGGTGGGCGCCGCGCTCCGCTGGGCGAAGGCGACACCGCTGGCCGATCTGGTGGCCGGGTACCCGCGTTATCACCCGAGCTGGGCGATGTGGATCGTGCGGGTCCCGGCCCTCCGGGAAATCGCGTCGTGGAACCTGGTGCTGGTCCTGCGGCGCCGTTGA